A DNA window from Castanea sativa cultivar Marrone di Chiusa Pesio chromosome 7, ASM4071231v1 contains the following coding sequences:
- the LOC142644182 gene encoding uncharacterized protein LOC142644182 encodes MYLSAPPLLSPSILGEELFLYLAVSSAAVSAALIREEGKVQKPVHFISWALRGAEERYPQMEKLAFTLVTAARKLKPYFQVHTINVLTNKPLRQILADFVAEFTTAKDQGAEEMPVWRVHTDGSSNKHAGGVGVVLHTPEGDKIKCMICLDFTTTNNEAEYEALVAGLDLAIAARAKSAVVYSDS; translated from the exons ATGTATCTCTCCGCTCCGCCGTTGCTTAGCCCATCTATATTGGGAGAAgaattgttcttgtaccttgccgtctcctCAGCCGCGGTCAGTGCAgctctcattagagaagaaggaaaggtacAAAAGCCTGTGCACTTTATAAGCTGGGcactgagaggagcagaagagaggtaccctCAAATGGAAAAACTCGCGTTTACTCTCGTGACCGCGGCTCGgaagctcaagccatactttcaagtgcataccataaatgtcctgacaAATAAACCCTTACG acagatattggcagacttcgtTGCTGAATTCACTACCGCAAAGGatcagggggcagaagagatgCCCGTATGGAGAGTTCAtacagacggatcttccaataagCATGCTGGAGGTGttggagttgtactccacaccccggaaggagacaaGATCAAATGCATGATCTGTCTGGACTTCACTACTACTAACAACGAAGCGGAATACGAGGCCTTGGTAGCAGGACTGGACCTTGCGATAGCGGCAAGAGCTAAAAGTGCGGTTGTCTACTCCGATTCTTAA
- the LOC142643631 gene encoding putative pectin methylesterase CGR3 — MSRRPVNPARRIGDGVNIPFVGAVQSKSRSSPLLSIGLVVVGAILVIGYFYSGSGEPSSEIEVVSKVEGGVSCTLEVQRALPILKKAYGDSMRKVLHVGPDTCPVVSKLLKEEDTEAWGVEPYELDDTDTSCKSLVRKGIVRVADIKFSLPYRPKSFSVVIVSDALEYLSPKYLNKTLPELMRVSADGLVIFSGYPGQRRAKGAELSKFGRPAKLRSSSWWIRYFVQNRLEENEAASKKFEQASTKRSYKPACQVFHLKSHH, encoded by the exons ATGTCAAGGAGGCCAGTAAATCCTGCTCGACGCATTGGGGATGGTGTAAACATCCCATTTGTGGGTGCGGTGCAGTCCAAATCACGCTCATCACCTCTACTATCTATCGGACTAGTTGTTGTG gGCGCAATCCTTGTTATTGGTTATTTCTATAGTGGTTCAG GTGAACCAAGCAGTGAAATAGAAGTTGTAAGTAAAGTTGAAG GTGGTGTTTCATGTACATTAGAAGTTCAGAGAGCATTACCTATTCTAAAGAAAGCTTATGGTGACAGCATGCGTAAAGTGTTGCATGTGGGCCCTGATACCTGTCCGGTGGTATCTAAATTGTTGAAAGAAGAGGATACTGAAGCATGGGGTGTGGAACCATATGAATTAGATGATACTGATACCAGCTGCAAGAGTCTTGTGCGTAAAGGCATTGTACGGGTGGCTGATATCAAGTTTTCTTTGCCCTACAGGCCAAAATCATTTTCTGTTGTTATAGTGTCAGATGCATTGGAATACTTGTCCCCAAAGTATCTCAACAAAACCCTTCCAGAATTGATGAGGGTATCTGCAGATGGTTTGGTTATATTTTCTG GTTATCCAGGTCAGCGTAGAGCGAAAGGTGCGGAGTTGTCCAAATTTGGCCGTCCA GCCAAATTGCGAAGCTCATCTTGGTGGATAAGATACTTTGTTCAGAATAGGTTAGAAGAGAATGAAGCTGCCTCAAAGAAGTTTGAACAGGCTTCAACCAAGAGGTCGTATAAGCCAGCCTGCCAAGTTTTCCACCTCAAATCACACCATTGA
- the LOC142642071 gene encoding protein trichome birefringence-like 13 has product MASREQQHTKKVPLFPFLSLLCFASIFLLLSLSRKTSSPSPSPSHSYYRTFKTRTPDSTPCDYSDGSWIHQPDPKPARYDDTCKEIFRGWNCISNNKSNGFDLTTWRWKPRTCDLPPFDPLAFLHRFRDTNIGFVGDSLNRNMFVSLFCTLKRVSSEVKKWRPAGADRGFTFLRYNLTIAYHRTNLLARYGRWSANANGGALESLGYREGFRVDIDVPEGTWAEAPAFHDILIFNTGHWWWAPSKFDPVKSPMLFFEKGEPIIPPIPPHVGLDMVLKHMVLFVEKRLQPGAIKFFRTQSPRHFEGGDWDQGGSCQRLQPLLPEQVEEIFSLKNNGTNVEARLVNEHLYKALKASGFHILDITRMSEFRADAHPSTSGGKKHDDCMHWCLPGITDTWNDLLIEHLNNIKFRD; this is encoded by the exons ATGGCCAGCAGAGAGCAACAGCACACAAAGAAGGTCCCTCTCttcccatttctctctctcctctgctTCGCTTCCATCTtccttctcctctctctctccagaaAAAcctcctctccctctccctctccttccCACTCCTACTACCGCACCTTCAAAACCCGGACCCCCGACTCCACTCCCTGCGACTACTCCGATGGCTCCTGGATCCATCAACCCGACCCGAAACCCGCGAGGTACGACGATACTTGCAAGGAGATATTCAGGGGCTGGAATTGCATCTCCAACAACAAATCCAACGGTTTCGATCTCACCACGTGGCGATGGAAGCCCCGCACCTGTGATCTCCCGCCATTCGACCCCCTTGCTTTTCTTCACAGGTTCAGAGACACCAACAtcg GGTTTGTTGGGGATTCCTTGAATAGAAATATGTTTGTTTCTCTGTTCTGCACCCTGAAGCGAGTTTCGAGTGAAGTGAAGAAGTGGCGGCCAGCTGGTGCTGATCGTGGATTTACGTTTCTTCGTTATAATCTTACCATTGCATATCATCGAACAAATCTTTTGGCGCGTTATGGTAG GTGGTCAGCTAATGCTAATGGTGGTGCGTTGGAGTCTCTTGGATATAGAGAGGGTTTTAGAGTCGACATTGATGTACCAGAAGGCACATGGGCAGAGGCTCCAGCCTTCCATGATATTCTAATATTTAATACAGGACACTg GTGGTGGGCTCCTTCAAAATTTGACCCTGTGAAGTCACCCATGCTTTTCTTTGAGAAGGGTGAGCCTATCATACCTCCAATTCCCCCTCATGTTGGCCTGGATATGGTTTTAAAACACATG GTACTGTTTGTAGAGAAAAGATTGCAACCAGGTGCGATCAAATTCTTTCGTACACAATCACCTAGACATTTTGAGGGAGGTGACTGGGACCAAGGTGGTTCTTGTCAACGGCTACAGCCTTTGTTGCCAGAGCAG GTTGAAGAAATTTTCTCATTGAAGAATAATGGAACAAATGTTGAGGCACGCCTGGTGAATGAGCACCTATACAAAGCCCTCAAAGCGTCTGGTTTCCATATTTTGGACATAACTCGCATGAGTGAGTTTAGAGCAGATGCCCATCCATCCACATCTGGCGGAAAGAAGCATGATGATTGCATGCACTGGTGCTTACCAGGAATTACTGATACTTGGAATGATTTGCTCATAGAGCATCTAAACAATATTAAGTTTAGAGATTGA